Proteins found in one Corynebacterium zhongnanshanii genomic segment:
- a CDS encoding cation:dicarboxylate symporter family transporter, translating into MASTHDRGNGPQIAASSKPRKDHTHWLYIAVIIAVIGGIVFGLVAPSIAINFKVLGTMFVSLIKMIIAPVIFCTIVLGIGSVRAAASVGKAGGIALAYFITMSTLALGVGLIVGNLLQPGDGLNVGHTGGDASALIKKAEGNHEGLVGFVQSIIPESFFSAFTSGSVLQVLFIALLVGFATQSMGPAGEPILNFVAMLQRLVFKILSWILWLAPIGAFGAIAGVVAGTGLDAVIQLGVLMLGFYITCVVFVFGILGLVLQVFTGFSIFKLAKYLGREFLLIFATSSSESALPNLMRKMEHIGVDKSTVGIVVPTGYSFNLDGTAIYLTMAAIFVSDAMNMPMTIGEQIGLLVFMMIASKGAAGVSGAGIATLAAGLQSHRPELLNGVDIIVGIDRFMSEARALTNFAGNSVATLLVGTWTKTVDKEQVHRVLNGEDPYVPGEDDGHDVNLAYPSVENPADDLQPTPQVNLKDYEK; encoded by the coding sequence ATGGCATCCACACACGACCGTGGTAATGGTCCGCAGATCGCGGCATCCTCAAAGCCGCGCAAGGACCACACGCACTGGCTATACATCGCAGTGATCATCGCCGTTATTGGCGGTATCGTCTTTGGGCTGGTTGCCCCCAGCATTGCGATCAACTTCAAGGTTCTCGGAACGATGTTCGTGAGCCTGATCAAGATGATCATCGCTCCTGTGATTTTCTGCACTATCGTGCTGGGCATCGGATCAGTCCGTGCGGCAGCCTCCGTGGGTAAAGCCGGCGGAATCGCCCTGGCATACTTCATCACGATGTCCACCCTGGCGCTGGGAGTGGGCCTGATCGTGGGAAACCTGCTTCAGCCCGGAGACGGCCTGAACGTGGGTCACACCGGCGGTGATGCGAGCGCCCTGATCAAGAAAGCAGAAGGCAACCACGAGGGTCTGGTTGGATTCGTCCAATCCATCATCCCCGAGAGCTTCTTCAGCGCCTTCACCTCCGGATCCGTTCTCCAGGTGCTCTTCATCGCCCTGCTGGTGGGCTTCGCCACCCAATCCATGGGGCCGGCAGGGGAGCCGATTCTGAACTTTGTGGCGATGCTCCAGCGCCTCGTTTTCAAGATCCTGTCCTGGATCCTGTGGCTCGCCCCCATCGGCGCCTTCGGTGCGATCGCTGGCGTGGTTGCGGGCACGGGACTGGACGCAGTCATCCAACTGGGTGTGCTGATGCTGGGCTTCTACATCACCTGCGTGGTTTTCGTCTTCGGAATCCTCGGCCTGGTACTCCAGGTGTTCACCGGCTTTAGCATCTTCAAGCTGGCGAAGTACCTGGGTCGTGAGTTCCTGCTGATCTTCGCCACGTCCTCCTCCGAGTCCGCTCTGCCGAACCTCATGCGCAAGATGGAGCACATCGGCGTGGACAAGTCCACCGTCGGCATCGTGGTACCCACCGGCTACTCCTTCAACTTGGATGGCACAGCCATCTACCTGACGATGGCAGCCATCTTCGTCTCGGACGCGATGAACATGCCGATGACCATTGGCGAGCAGATCGGTCTGCTGGTCTTCATGATGATCGCCTCCAAGGGAGCCGCCGGCGTGAGTGGCGCCGGTATCGCCACCCTGGCCGCGGGCCTGCAATCGCATCGCCCAGAGCTGCTGAACGGCGTGGACATCATCGTGGGTATCGACCGCTTCATGTCCGAGGCTCGCGCCCTGACGAACTTCGCCGGTAACTCCGTGGCTACTCTCCTGGTGGGAACGTGGACCAAGACCGTCGATAAGGAGCAAGTCCACCGCGTGCTGAACGGGGAGGATCCGTACGTTCCCGGCGAAGACGATGGTCATGACGTGAACCTGGCGTATCCGTCGGTGGAGAACCCGGCAGATGACCTGCAGCCAACCCCGCAGGTGAACCTCAAGGACTACGAGAAGTAG
- a CDS encoding 3'-5' exonuclease encodes MNGFDPSHMLSFDLETTGVDPTTARIVTSALVTIRGRERQDLEMLADPGIEIPKAASDVHGITTDYAREHGRDHEEVLKETINRIREGWSQGATLIVYNAPYDLSVLKSLDPSFTIDGLVVDPLVIDKKMDQYRKGKKTLESVSEHYGVPVENAHEATSDAIAAARVAWKLSRAYPEIVSMTGDELMHAQATWHYEAQTDLQEYFTRIGKEADVKTSWPLIV; translated from the coding sequence ATGAACGGATTCGACCCCTCACACATGCTCAGCTTCGACTTGGAAACCACCGGAGTGGACCCCACAACTGCACGCATTGTCACCAGTGCGCTGGTTACCATCCGTGGGCGTGAGCGCCAGGACCTCGAGATGCTGGCCGACCCCGGCATCGAGATTCCCAAGGCCGCCAGCGACGTGCACGGAATCACCACGGACTATGCCCGCGAGCATGGTCGCGATCACGAAGAAGTTCTAAAAGAAACAATAAATCGCATTCGTGAGGGGTGGTCTCAGGGGGCAACGCTCATTGTCTACAACGCCCCCTATGACCTCTCCGTGCTGAAGTCCTTGGACCCCTCATTCACGATCGACGGCCTGGTTGTGGATCCGCTGGTGATCGACAAGAAGATGGACCAATACCGCAAGGGGAAAAAGACCTTGGAGAGCGTCAGCGAGCACTATGGAGTGCCGGTTGAGAATGCGCATGAAGCCACGTCAGACGCCATTGCTGCGGCTCGCGTGGCCTGGAAACTCAGCCGCGCCTACCCTGAGATCGTCTCCATGACTGGCGATGAACTCATGCACGCACAGGCTACGTGGCACTACGAAGCACAGACCGATCTGCAGGAGTACTTCACACGCATTGGCAAAGAGGCGGACGTGAAAACGTCCTGGCCGCTGATTGTGTAG
- the ligA gene encoding NAD-dependent DNA ligase LigA, producing the protein MTDPSLTELTQHWQRLAEQVRHHRHQYYYATPEISDADFDQLLTDLKNFEEEHPEAVTGPSPTQEVAPAPPTSTAFRNVNHRERMLSLDNVFDTEQLQQWLDRTPASEYLTELKIDGASINLLYIQGKLELALTRGDGTTGEDITHNARTLSDIPDTLQGDNIPELVEIRGEVFIDVDDFAAMNAQRQAEGLKMFANPRNAAAGAMRQKNAEDTAKRPLKLICHGIGAREGFDVDSQWDAYQAIESWGLPVSPYTKRLRSTKEVLREVTYWGEHRHSATHEMDGLVIKVNDLADQLSLGTTSRAPRWAIAYKYPPEEAMTVLKNIRVGIGRTGRATPYAVMEPKYVAGSTISMATLHNPSEAHRKGIQLGDSIMIRKAGEVIPEVLGPVEDARTGRERPFIFSSLCPECGTPLAPSKEGDADWRCPNTRRCPGQLHTRLTYLAGRGAFDIDALGEKAAYDLIHSGVLSDESTLFSLTTEDLERTSAYTTRSGALNKQGTTLLEKLQAAKDVDLWRVIVALSIRHVGPTAAKALAKHYGSLEKIRQASPESMAEIDGVGATIAQSIADWFTVDWHVDIVEAWAAAGVRMEEDLPEPDDLPEATLEGLTIVVTGTLEEFDRSQAKEAIESRGGKAAGSVSKNTDYLVAGAKAGSKLTKAEQLGVPVLDEAGFKELLGL; encoded by the coding sequence GTGACTGACCCTTCGCTGACCGAACTCACCCAACACTGGCAACGCCTCGCCGAGCAGGTGCGCCACCACCGGCACCAGTATTACTACGCCACGCCGGAGATCTCGGACGCGGACTTCGACCAGCTCCTCACCGACTTGAAGAACTTCGAGGAGGAGCACCCCGAGGCCGTCACGGGCCCCAGCCCCACACAGGAAGTGGCTCCCGCTCCCCCTACCAGCACAGCTTTTCGCAATGTGAACCACCGTGAGCGCATGCTCTCCCTGGACAACGTCTTCGATACCGAGCAGCTCCAGCAGTGGCTCGACCGCACCCCAGCCAGCGAATACCTCACTGAACTCAAGATCGACGGCGCCAGCATCAACCTGCTCTACATCCAAGGCAAGCTAGAGCTAGCCCTCACCCGCGGTGACGGAACCACCGGCGAAGACATTACCCACAACGCCCGCACACTGTCCGACATCCCGGACACCCTTCAGGGTGACAACATCCCGGAGCTCGTGGAAATCCGCGGAGAGGTGTTCATCGACGTGGACGACTTTGCCGCGATGAACGCCCAGCGCCAGGCCGAGGGGCTCAAAATGTTCGCCAACCCCCGCAATGCTGCCGCCGGTGCGATGCGCCAAAAGAATGCAGAGGACACGGCCAAGCGCCCGCTGAAGCTCATCTGCCACGGCATCGGCGCCCGCGAGGGATTCGACGTGGACAGCCAGTGGGACGCCTACCAGGCTATCGAATCCTGGGGGCTGCCCGTCAGCCCCTACACCAAGCGTCTGCGCAGCACGAAGGAAGTGCTGCGCGAGGTGACGTATTGGGGCGAGCATCGCCACAGCGCCACCCACGAGATGGATGGCCTGGTCATTAAGGTCAACGATCTCGCCGACCAGCTTTCCTTGGGCACCACCAGCCGCGCTCCCCGCTGGGCGATCGCCTACAAGTACCCGCCCGAAGAGGCGATGACCGTACTGAAGAACATCCGCGTGGGCATCGGGCGCACCGGCCGGGCCACGCCGTATGCCGTGATGGAGCCGAAGTATGTTGCAGGTTCCACCATCAGCATGGCGACGCTGCACAACCCTTCGGAGGCGCACCGTAAGGGCATCCAACTGGGTGATTCCATCATGATCCGCAAAGCCGGCGAGGTCATCCCCGAGGTCCTAGGCCCCGTGGAGGATGCCCGCACGGGACGCGAACGCCCCTTCATCTTCTCCTCCCTGTGCCCGGAATGTGGCACGCCCCTGGCTCCTTCGAAGGAAGGCGACGCCGACTGGCGCTGCCCCAACACCCGCCGCTGCCCCGGCCAGCTGCACACGCGCTTGACCTACCTCGCCGGGCGGGGCGCTTTCGACATTGACGCCCTGGGGGAAAAGGCCGCCTACGACCTGATCCACTCGGGTGTGCTGAGCGACGAGTCCACTCTTTTCTCCCTCACCACCGAGGACCTGGAACGAACGAGTGCCTACACCACCCGTTCCGGCGCTCTGAATAAGCAAGGAACAACCCTGCTGGAGAAGCTGCAGGCTGCCAAGGACGTGGACCTGTGGCGAGTGATCGTGGCGCTGTCCATCAGGCACGTCGGCCCCACGGCGGCGAAGGCCCTGGCGAAGCACTACGGCTCTCTGGAGAAGATCCGCCAGGCCAGCCCGGAGAGCATGGCCGAGATCGATGGCGTGGGCGCCACCATCGCCCAGTCCATCGCCGACTGGTTCACGGTGGACTGGCACGTGGACATCGTGGAGGCCTGGGCTGCAGCCGGGGTCCGGATGGAGGAGGATCTGCCTGAGCCGGACGACCTTCCCGAGGCCACACTGGAGGGCCTCACGATTGTGGTGACCGGCACATTGGAGGAGTTCGACCGCTCCCAGGCCAAGGAGGCCATCGAGTCGCGTGGCGGGAAGGCCGCCGGAAGTGTCTCGAAGAACACGGACTACCTGGTCGCCGGCGCGAAGGCGGGCTCCAAGCTCACGAAGGCGGAGCAGTTGGGCGTGCCGGTTCTGGACGAAGCGGGCTTCAAGGAGCTCCTGGGTCTGTAG
- the mnmA gene encoding tRNA 2-thiouridine(34) synthase MnmA, with protein MRVVAAMSGGVDSAVAAARALEEGHEVIGVHLALSQSPEAVRAGSRGCCSLEDSADARRVADKLGIPFYVWDFSDRFKADVIDDFVDSYAIGETPNPCLRCNEKIKFEALLDRSIALGFDAVVTGHYARLKDGVMRRGIDENKDQSYVLGVLTDEQLAHCMFPVGDTVKPEIRKEAAENGFGVASKPDSHDICFIPDGKTQAFLGSRIGLRPGLVKDQEGETLASHDGVYGFTIGQRKGLGLPREGLDGTPRYVTDIDAATGTVTIGRREDLKTRSIVADRLKRLNPDVHGREFRCEVQVRAHGGVVPAIARLVDDPDPVTPAGREKKADEAPWRLELDLLEPLDGVARGQSAVVYQPDADGDILLGSGTIRATHA; from the coding sequence ATGCGAGTAGTAGCAGCAATGAGTGGCGGGGTGGACTCCGCCGTTGCAGCAGCCCGTGCCCTGGAGGAAGGACACGAGGTCATCGGCGTGCACCTGGCCCTGTCCCAATCCCCCGAGGCCGTGCGCGCCGGGTCGCGTGGATGCTGCTCCCTGGAGGACTCGGCGGACGCGCGCCGGGTGGCCGATAAGCTGGGGATCCCTTTTTATGTGTGGGACTTTTCCGATCGCTTCAAGGCAGACGTGATCGACGACTTCGTGGACTCCTACGCGATCGGAGAGACCCCGAATCCGTGCCTGCGCTGCAACGAGAAGATCAAGTTTGAGGCCTTGCTGGATCGCTCTATCGCCTTGGGATTCGACGCCGTCGTGACCGGTCACTACGCCCGGTTGAAGGACGGGGTGATGCGCCGCGGGATCGACGAGAACAAGGACCAGTCCTACGTGCTGGGCGTGCTGACCGACGAGCAGCTGGCGCACTGCATGTTCCCGGTGGGGGACACGGTGAAGCCGGAGATCCGCAAAGAGGCAGCCGAGAATGGCTTTGGTGTGGCGTCCAAGCCAGACTCTCACGACATCTGCTTCATCCCCGATGGGAAGACCCAGGCTTTTCTGGGATCCCGGATCGGGCTGCGCCCCGGCCTGGTGAAGGACCAAGAGGGGGAGACCCTGGCCAGCCACGACGGCGTGTACGGCTTCACGATTGGTCAGCGCAAGGGGCTCGGCCTTCCCCGCGAGGGGCTGGACGGCACCCCGCGCTATGTGACCGACATCGACGCGGCGACCGGTACCGTGACCATTGGCCGCAGGGAAGATCTGAAAACCAGGTCTATCGTGGCCGATCGTTTGAAGCGCTTGAACCCCGACGTTCACGGGCGTGAGTTCCGCTGCGAGGTCCAGGTCCGTGCACACGGCGGGGTGGTGCCGGCCATCGCGCGCCTGGTGGACGACCCCGACCCCGTGACCCCGGCCGGCCGGGAAAAGAAGGCGGACGAGGCGCCGTGGCGCCTGGAGCTGGACCTGCTGGAGCCGTTGGATGGCGTGGCCCGCGGGCAATCCGCCGTGGTCTATCAACCCGACGCCGACGGCGACATCCTCCTCGGCTCCGGAACCATTCGAGCCACGCATGCCTGA
- a CDS encoding cysteine desulfurase family protein: MTTTASTTHPSQPRRIFADYAATAPLRPEAIEAMEQAHHLLNPAGHYASGRTARAVLEEAREQVAELLGCDPVEVIFTGSGTEADNIAIQGLAFASRRLRGATAVVSSGIEHPAVLESVQWLTHLGFEHREWAVDQHGRVDADTDLLDADDVAVATCMWANNETGNLQPVETITQRRAQHRRQGSSHAGAMPFHIDAVQAVGHVPVDFHALGVQTLAASAHKFGGPKSAGILLARRDAQIDSPLRGGGQERGLRSGTANPQAAAGVAAALAASYKTMEQDHARVARLRDHVAEVARGIDDVRVWTQDPALHGHLHVSFPGAEGDSLIMLLDAAGVDASTGSACSSGVNRASHVLTAMGVPVDVARGALRITLGTATTDEDARRIAGLLPEVVAQARAAGMAFGDKSTR; this comes from the coding sequence GTGACTACCACCGCCTCGACCACACACCCCAGCCAACCACGGCGCATCTTCGCTGATTACGCCGCCACGGCGCCGCTGCGTCCGGAGGCGATCGAGGCGATGGAGCAGGCCCATCATCTGCTGAACCCCGCGGGCCACTATGCCTCTGGCCGCACGGCCCGCGCCGTGCTGGAGGAGGCCCGGGAGCAGGTGGCGGAGCTGCTTGGCTGCGATCCCGTGGAGGTGATCTTCACTGGTTCCGGCACCGAGGCGGACAACATCGCGATTCAAGGGCTCGCCTTCGCCTCACGGCGGTTGCGGGGCGCGACCGCCGTGGTGAGCAGCGGAATCGAGCACCCCGCCGTGCTGGAATCGGTCCAGTGGCTCACGCACCTGGGCTTTGAGCACCGCGAATGGGCCGTGGACCAGCACGGCCGCGTGGACGCGGACACGGACCTTCTGGACGCCGACGACGTGGCCGTCGCCACGTGCATGTGGGCGAACAACGAAACCGGAAACCTCCAGCCCGTCGAGACGATCACCCAGCGACGTGCACAACACCGCCGCCAGGGCAGTAGCCACGCGGGCGCTATGCCGTTCCATATCGACGCCGTCCAGGCCGTCGGCCACGTGCCGGTCGACTTTCATGCCCTTGGGGTGCAGACCCTGGCCGCCAGCGCGCACAAGTTCGGCGGGCCCAAATCCGCCGGGATCCTCCTCGCCCGCAGGGACGCCCAGATCGACAGCCCCCTGCGCGGCGGCGGCCAGGAACGAGGGCTCCGCTCAGGAACCGCCAACCCGCAGGCGGCGGCTGGGGTGGCTGCGGCGCTGGCGGCGTCGTATAAGACAATGGAACAGGACCACGCCCGCGTTGCCCGCCTCCGGGACCACGTGGCCGAGGTCGCGCGGGGCATCGACGACGTACGCGTGTGGACGCAGGACCCCGCCCTGCACGGCCACCTGCACGTGAGTTTCCCCGGCGCGGAGGGAGATTCCCTGATCATGCTGCTGGACGCGGCGGGGGTGGATGCCTCCACGGGGTCGGCGTGTAGCTCCGGCGTGAACCGGGCCAGCCACGTGCTCACCGCGATGGGCGTGCCGGTGGACGTGGCGCGTGGGGCGCTGCGCATCACCTTAGGAACAGCCACTACCGACGAGGACGCGCGACGGATCGCTGGCCTGTTGCCCGAGGTCGTGGCGCAGGCTCGAGCCGCCGGAATGGCATTTGGTGATAAATCAACTAGATAG
- a CDS encoding siderophore-interacting protein → MAFSPIPCTVVRNTKLSPSFRRITLGAPGFGPAGPIYDLRVKLLISDEPLPNVPDWHSHLSVAQREALRTYSIRDRRVKDNGDVEIDIDFVDHPGGLASEWAAACEPGDTVVVIGPPLDDASGMGIEFNPGDATTAYLLGDETAAPAIARTVEEWPDGVTGHAFIEVPSAEDILDIETPDACEVTWLPREGRARGAAMQDKLSELLGFTVAETEAASREDASGDDQEMLVWETPAYSSSGEDLQAPQESRPDECYYWIAGESSVVKAMRRDAVRNAGVPRSMVSFMGYWKDTH, encoded by the coding sequence ATGGCTTTTTCACCCATCCCGTGCACCGTGGTGCGCAACACCAAGCTGTCGCCGAGCTTTCGCCGGATCACGCTGGGCGCCCCAGGTTTCGGGCCAGCAGGCCCCATCTACGATTTGCGCGTCAAGCTCTTGATTAGCGACGAGCCCCTGCCGAACGTGCCCGACTGGCACTCCCACCTGTCGGTGGCGCAGCGCGAGGCTCTGCGCACCTATTCCATCCGGGACCGCCGTGTGAAGGATAACGGCGATGTAGAGATCGACATCGACTTTGTGGATCACCCGGGCGGCCTGGCCAGCGAGTGGGCCGCGGCCTGTGAGCCCGGCGACACCGTGGTGGTGATCGGCCCGCCGCTGGATGACGCCTCCGGCATGGGCATCGAATTCAACCCCGGCGATGCCACCACCGCCTACCTCCTGGGCGACGAAACCGCAGCCCCCGCCATCGCCCGGACGGTGGAGGAGTGGCCCGATGGCGTGACTGGTCACGCCTTCATCGAGGTGCCGAGCGCCGAGGACATCCTGGATATCGAGACCCCCGACGCCTGCGAGGTGACCTGGCTACCGCGCGAGGGCCGTGCTCGAGGTGCGGCGATGCAGGACAAGCTCTCCGAGCTTCTCGGGTTCACGGTTGCTGAGACGGAGGCAGCCTCCCGCGAGGACGCGTCCGGCGACGATCAGGAGATGCTGGTGTGGGAAACCCCTGCCTACAGCTCCTCCGGTGAGGACCTCCAGGCCCCGCAGGAAAGCCGACCCGACGAGTGCTACTACTGGATCGCCGGAGAATCCTCCGTGGTGAAGGCCATGCGCCGCGACGCCGTCCGCAACGCCGGGGTTCCGCGCTCCATGGTCTCCTTCATGGGCTACTGGAAGGACACGCACTAA
- a CDS encoding ABC transporter ATP-binding protein yields the protein MTTSHSLQAQDVTLHYGDRVIAQDLSLSIAPGKITSIIGPNGCGKSTLLKSLARLLHPSTGRVELDGKKLQEWGSKELARTLGLLPQTPLAPEGITVVDLVGRGRTPYQGMLGQWSSDDYDAVAQAMTMTGVAELAERSIEELSGGQRQRVWIAMALAQRTDVLLLDEPTTYLDVAHQLDVLDLLKELNLTHQTTIVMVLHDLNLAARYSDELVAMRDGAIVTSGTPEHVVTQDNVQRIFNVKSQVITDPVFGSPLVTPIGRY from the coding sequence ATGACCACGTCTCACAGTCTGCAGGCTCAGGATGTGACCCTGCACTATGGCGATCGGGTGATTGCCCAAGACTTGTCTCTATCCATCGCGCCGGGAAAGATCACCTCGATCATCGGCCCTAACGGGTGCGGGAAGTCCACCCTGCTGAAGTCCCTGGCCCGGCTACTTCATCCCTCCACCGGCCGGGTGGAGTTGGACGGGAAGAAGCTTCAGGAGTGGGGATCGAAGGAGCTGGCTCGAACGCTGGGCCTGCTGCCGCAGACCCCGCTGGCGCCTGAGGGCATCACGGTGGTGGACCTGGTGGGCCGTGGCCGCACGCCGTACCAGGGGATGCTGGGCCAGTGGAGCAGCGATGACTACGACGCCGTGGCGCAGGCCATGACCATGACCGGGGTGGCGGAGCTCGCCGAGCGCAGCATCGAGGAGCTCTCCGGCGGGCAGCGCCAGCGGGTGTGGATTGCCATGGCCCTGGCTCAACGCACGGATGTGCTCCTGCTGGATGAGCCCACCACGTATCTGGACGTGGCTCATCAGCTCGACGTGCTGGATTTGCTGAAGGAGTTAAACCTCACCCATCAGACCACCATCGTCATGGTTCTGCACGACCTCAACCTGGCCGCCCGCTACTCGGACGAGTTGGTGGCGATGCGCGACGGCGCGATCGTCACCTCGGGCACGCCCGAGCACGTGGTCACACAGGACAATGTGCAACGCATCTTTAACGTGAAATCTCAGGTGATCACAGATCCAGTCTTTGGATCTCCCTTGGTCACCCCGATCGGAAGGTATTGA
- a CDS encoding FecCD family ABC transporter permease gives MTNPVLTAHDIRRHQRRARIRSWCVTVALLTVMTTLACCLLMMGETFYPMSQVLQVIQGKTVPGASYTVGELRLPRTILAVLVGLALGSAGMSFQTMLRNQLASPDIIGISAAASAVGVIGITMFHLDQWAVSALSLAGTLALAAAMYAFAHGGTRLILTGIGVGAFMNSIVVFVLSRANAPDLQAASRWMAGSLNVASWDIIVPVAVFVAVFLPALIVLTHHLSVLRLGDELATGLGLNTGRTRLVIMSIAVFLIAVVTAAVGPIAFVAFMAGPIAARLPHTNSVLTSALVGAILVLGADALAQLVLPYRYPVGVVTGALGAPFLIYLLIRTTKKGAGL, from the coding sequence ATGACGAATCCTGTGCTGACCGCCCACGATATCCGACGCCACCAGCGCCGCGCCCGCATCCGCTCCTGGTGTGTGACGGTGGCTTTACTCACCGTGATGACCACCTTGGCGTGCTGCCTGCTGATGATGGGGGAGACCTTCTATCCGATGAGCCAGGTACTCCAGGTGATCCAGGGCAAGACCGTGCCGGGAGCGTCCTACACGGTCGGTGAGCTCCGCCTGCCCCGAACCATCCTTGCCGTACTGGTGGGGCTGGCGCTGGGAAGTGCCGGTATGAGTTTCCAGACGATGCTGCGCAACCAGTTGGCGAGTCCCGACATCATCGGGATTTCGGCTGCGGCCAGTGCCGTGGGAGTCATCGGTATCACCATGTTCCACCTGGACCAGTGGGCCGTGTCTGCGCTGTCGCTGGCCGGAACGCTGGCGCTGGCCGCCGCGATGTACGCCTTCGCGCACGGTGGCACCCGGCTGATCCTGACCGGCATCGGTGTGGGCGCGTTCATGAACTCCATCGTGGTGTTTGTACTCTCCCGGGCCAACGCGCCGGACCTTCAGGCGGCCTCCCGCTGGATGGCCGGATCCTTGAACGTGGCCTCATGGGACATCATCGTGCCCGTGGCGGTGTTCGTGGCCGTGTTCCTTCCCGCGTTGATTGTCCTGACCCATCACCTGTCCGTGCTGCGTTTGGGCGATGAGCTGGCCACCGGACTGGGGCTGAACACCGGACGGACTCGCCTGGTGATCATGAGTATCGCGGTGTTCCTCATCGCCGTGGTGACGGCCGCGGTGGGGCCGATCGCGTTCGTGGCGTTTATGGCCGGGCCGATCGCCGCCCGACTGCCACACACCAACAGCGTGCTGACGTCCGCGCTGGTGGGGGCGATCCTCGTGCTGGGTGCCGATGCGCTCGCACAATTGGTGTTGCCGTATCGCTACCCCGTGGGCGTGGTGACCGGCGCCTTGGGCGCCCCCTTCTTGATCTACCTGTTGATCCGCACCACGAAGAAAGGAGCAGGTCTATGA
- a CDS encoding FecCD family ABC transporter permease, which translates to MKHILLSIVLVGLAIIASITLGVRDISLQDVMAAAQGHTETAGQAVAAARLPRTVLGIVAGAALATAGVAFQSITRNPLADPGIFGVLHGAALAVVLGITFGLHAPFLLAVLGAGLAGVFVFVIGSMGPGGATPLKLALSGAATAAVLVSLIRAVLLPQSQVMDQFRHWQVGDIAGAQWDTLAVAAPVMALALILLWSQAGGMNALALGDEAATSLGLSVPRVRILVGAAGIVLCGMATALCGPITFLGLIVPHVCRMLAGTNHHVLVPFAALMGAFVVLVSDTAGRMIIPNTEIAVGILMPLLGAPVFVWIVRTFKVRELA; encoded by the coding sequence ATGAAACATATTTTGCTGAGCATTGTCCTGGTGGGGCTCGCGATCATCGCCAGCATCACTCTGGGCGTGAGAGACATCTCCCTGCAGGACGTGATGGCGGCCGCGCAGGGCCACACGGAGACTGCCGGCCAGGCTGTGGCTGCGGCACGCCTTCCGCGCACGGTGCTGGGCATCGTCGCTGGTGCGGCGCTGGCCACCGCGGGCGTGGCGTTCCAATCCATCACCAGAAACCCCCTGGCTGATCCCGGCATCTTTGGCGTGCTGCACGGCGCCGCTCTCGCGGTGGTGCTGGGCATCACCTTTGGTCTTCACGCGCCGTTCCTCCTGGCCGTGCTGGGCGCTGGCCTGGCGGGCGTGTTTGTGTTCGTCATCGGTTCCATGGGACCTGGTGGCGCCACACCGCTGAAGCTGGCCCTGTCGGGTGCCGCCACGGCCGCGGTGTTGGTGAGCCTCATCCGTGCGGTATTGCTTCCGCAGTCCCAGGTGATGGATCAATTCCGTCACTGGCAGGTGGGTGACATCGCGGGCGCGCAGTGGGACACCCTGGCCGTGGCCGCGCCGGTGATGGCGCTGGCGCTCATTCTGCTGTGGAGCCAGGCGGGCGGCATGAACGCCCTGGCCCTGGGGGATGAGGCGGCCACGTCCTTAGGCCTGTCCGTGCCGCGCGTGCGCATCCTGGTGGGCGCTGCGGGCATCGTCCTGTGCGGCATGGCCACGGCCCTGTGCGGCCCGATCACCTTCCTGGGGCTGATCGTGCCTCACGTGTGCCGCATGCTGGCAGGTACGAACCACCACGTCCTGGTGCCGTTCGCCGCGCTGATGGGCGCGTTCGTGGTGCTGGTCTCGGACACGGCGGGTCGCATGATCATCCCGAACACCGAAATCGCCGTGGGTATCCTGATGCCGCTGCTCGGTGCACCCGTGTTCGTGTGGATCGTCCGGACGTTTAAGGTGCGTGAGCTGGCATGA